One Bdellovibrio bacteriovorus str. Tiberius DNA segment encodes these proteins:
- a CDS encoding sulfatase-like hydrolase/transferase codes for MIIAVDELTISDVNCSQDPSERSGFQLLCSESVRFTHAFSPSPLSVPALASLLTGLYPYQHKVRHNGGPGLAAEVELASEVALDQDYRTSFFSGGAPVFRRTGLNQGFELFDDNIVPSFRSLIRPFKQNADAFRQWVSQDVGGMSFFSVIYVPDLLFTTTETLTDLGEARNLSFESQREELDESLFELFQELKSSGHWDSTTIFLVGLNGHTGNDRPKELSSMNLHGENTQVALFIKPSQKKKRDEAIHWKIDQNVSLVDVGRTLFHLLGESIVDQAPQSFPAQSLTEVMKSATATWPEDRPLLLESGWGLWRKAGPLKTAAISNHVLYINDEKPRLYNTLVDRFETNPLPLLQESILPTTQKLQNLLYRNQFVSFPPLLSEWTTKLSLPYSRWMRADQEDLLLKDLKRLQSQQPGSLDLLNWTAQIALNRKDWDTLKQLGQKNKISTWQFVAEKNLNIKTAKVTDACFDLVTVKTIGTDNLKNCNDALFLEWIDWIRADARGLSRETQRKRFERSFRNYMMDQQIQRNNIAAGLIWDTSRDNIFAPSRVELALALPEFSKLRNQVYKSLTIEEL; via the coding sequence TTGATCATCGCGGTGGACGAATTGACCATCAGCGACGTCAATTGCAGTCAGGATCCTTCCGAGAGGTCTGGTTTTCAATTACTTTGCAGTGAATCGGTCCGCTTCACTCATGCCTTTTCCCCATCACCGTTATCAGTTCCGGCGTTGGCCTCCCTGCTGACGGGTCTTTATCCTTATCAACACAAGGTTCGCCACAACGGTGGTCCGGGCTTGGCTGCCGAAGTCGAGCTGGCTTCCGAGGTCGCCTTGGATCAGGACTACCGAACCAGCTTCTTTTCTGGGGGCGCCCCCGTCTTTCGTCGTACCGGGCTGAATCAGGGCTTTGAACTTTTTGATGACAATATAGTTCCCAGCTTCCGCAGCCTGATTCGCCCTTTTAAACAAAATGCCGATGCTTTTCGACAATGGGTTTCTCAGGATGTCGGAGGTATGTCCTTTTTCAGCGTGATCTATGTTCCGGATTTGCTGTTCACCACAACTGAGACCCTGACGGATCTGGGCGAAGCCCGCAACTTAAGCTTCGAAAGTCAGCGCGAAGAACTTGATGAAAGCCTTTTTGAACTGTTCCAGGAACTGAAATCCAGCGGCCACTGGGACAGCACCACTATTTTCCTGGTCGGCCTGAACGGGCACACCGGCAACGATCGCCCTAAAGAACTCAGCTCCATGAACTTGCACGGTGAAAATACCCAGGTGGCGTTGTTCATCAAACCGTCCCAAAAGAAAAAGCGCGACGAAGCCATTCACTGGAAGATCGATCAAAATGTCAGCTTGGTGGATGTCGGGCGCACGCTGTTCCATCTATTGGGTGAAAGCATCGTGGATCAGGCACCGCAATCCTTCCCGGCACAGTCACTGACTGAAGTGATGAAAAGTGCCACGGCCACTTGGCCGGAAGACCGTCCATTGCTATTGGAATCCGGGTGGGGTCTGTGGCGCAAAGCCGGTCCTTTAAAAACAGCAGCGATTTCCAATCACGTTCTTTATATCAACGATGAAAAGCCCCGCCTGTACAACACTCTGGTGGACCGCTTTGAAACAAACCCATTGCCGCTGTTGCAGGAAAGTATTTTGCCAACCACGCAAAAGCTGCAAAACCTGCTTTATCGCAATCAGTTCGTGTCCTTCCCGCCCCTGCTGTCGGAATGGACCACCAAACTGAGCCTGCCCTATTCCCGCTGGATGCGCGCCGATCAGGAAGATCTGCTTTTGAAAGATCTGAAACGCCTGCAAAGCCAGCAACCCGGCAGTCTGGATCTTTTGAACTGGACAGCACAGATCGCCTTGAACCGCAAAGACTGGGATACTTTAAAGCAACTGGGTCAGAAAAATAAGATTTCAACCTGGCAGTTTGTCGCGGAAAAAAATCTGAATATAAAAACCGCGAAAGTCACCGATGCCTGCTTTGATCTGGTGACGGTGAAGACCATTGGCACTGACAATCTGAAAAACTGCAACGATGCACTGTTTTTGGAATGGATCGACTGGATCCGCGCTGATGCCCGCGGACTTTCACGCGAAACCCAGCGCAAGCGCTTTGAAAGATCCTTCCGCAACTATATGATGGATCAGCAGATTCAGCGTAATAACATTGCCGCCGGTCTGATCTGGGATACATCCCGCGACAATATCTTCGCCCCATCGCGCGTGGAACTGGCACTGGCATTGCCGGAGTTTTCAAAACTGCGCAATCAGGTTTACAAGTCCCTGACGATCGAAGAACTTTAA
- a CDS encoding MotA/TolQ/ExbB proton channel family protein yields MLTEKIFTIAHLADQVVLWILLVLSVLSIGMILERYFALKKISAESQRVRARIKLALQSNSLEDVEDLAKDPNSIEGRAAGYALKHMRDAGSKGLSEIFNTFALTERPELEKFLGFLATVGSNAPYIGLFGTVLGIMKAFNDLATAPEAGQQTVMAGISMALVATAAGLFVAIPAVAAYNYYSKQVRGVFQNLESVKELCLAYAKKKGV; encoded by the coding sequence ATGCTCACGGAAAAGATATTTACTATTGCTCACTTGGCGGATCAGGTCGTTTTGTGGATCTTGCTTGTTCTCAGCGTATTGAGCATCGGCATGATTCTGGAGCGTTATTTTGCCCTGAAGAAAATCTCCGCAGAGTCGCAAAGAGTGCGCGCTCGCATCAAGCTGGCACTTCAAAGTAACAGCCTTGAAGACGTGGAGGATCTGGCGAAAGATCCAAACTCTATCGAAGGCCGTGCCGCAGGTTACGCTTTGAAGCACATGAGAGACGCTGGCAGCAAAGGTCTTTCTGAAATCTTCAACACCTTTGCTTTGACTGAGCGTCCAGAGCTGGAAAAATTCCTGGGTTTCCTGGCAACAGTTGGTTCCAATGCTCCGTATATCGGTTTGTTCGGTACGGTTTTGGGTATCATGAAAGCCTTTAACGATCTGGCGACAGCTCCTGAAGCGGGTCAACAGACGGTGATGGCGGGTATCTCTATGGCCCTTGTGGCAACGGCAGCGGGTCTGTTCGTGGCGATCCCGGCGGTGGCCGCGTACAACTATTACAGCAAACAGGTTCGTGGTGTGTTCCAGAATCTGGAAAGCGTGAAAGAGTTGTGCCTGGCTTACGCTAAGAAAAAAGGTGTTTAA
- a CDS encoding ExbD/TolR family protein, giving the protein MAFNNSDNNEAIADINVVPLVDIILVVLIIFMVTAPMFMKPTINVNLPKAASGDQTAPSKLNIALTADGRINLNGTFVTEEDVRAKATEEVGKNADVQAIISADKDVPHGKVVGLLDIVKGSGVKKFAISIDKK; this is encoded by the coding sequence ATGGCATTTAATAACAGCGACAATAATGAAGCCATAGCGGACATTAACGTCGTTCCGCTCGTGGACATCATTCTTGTGGTTCTGATCATCTTCATGGTGACGGCACCCATGTTTATGAAGCCCACGATCAACGTGAATCTGCCAAAAGCAGCCAGCGGTGATCAGACAGCTCCGAGCAAGCTGAATATTGCTTTGACTGCTGACGGACGCATCAACCTGAATGGAACCTTCGTGACGGAAGAGGATGTTCGCGCCAAAGCCACGGAAGAAGTGGGCAAGAACGCGGATGTTCAGGCCATCATTTCAGCGGACAAAGATGTGCCGCACGGAAAAGTGGTCGGACTTCTGGATATCGTCAAAGGGTCCGGGGTCAAAAAGTTCGCGATCAGTATCGATAAAAAATAG
- a CDS encoding diacylglycerol/polyprenol kinase family protein — translation MSGVFAMFLAYVYMPPAVSMTVLIVAWSLFVPFDFLRLKYPALNDWAMHAFKPIMRQSEVKKLAGTTFLLSGVLIVNILFPRPIVALTLLFLAFADPIASYFGILYGKDKIFGHKSIQGFMAAFFVCAAVTFIYLIYHNYLMDRLIVVSLFAGLVGAFAELIPIAKLDDNLTLPLMSAVGLTILFYFFGFFAAVS, via the coding sequence ATGTCTGGAGTCTTCGCGATGTTCCTGGCTTATGTGTACATGCCACCGGCTGTTTCCATGACCGTGTTGATCGTCGCGTGGAGTCTGTTTGTTCCTTTTGATTTTCTTCGTTTGAAATACCCTGCTTTGAATGACTGGGCGATGCACGCATTTAAGCCCATCATGCGTCAAAGCGAAGTGAAAAAACTGGCGGGAACAACCTTCCTGCTCAGCGGTGTTTTGATTGTTAATATCCTGTTCCCTCGTCCGATCGTGGCGTTGACGCTGTTGTTCCTGGCTTTTGCCGATCCAATCGCGAGCTACTTCGGGATTCTTTACGGCAAAGACAAGATCTTCGGTCATAAATCCATTCAAGGATTCATGGCGGCGTTCTTTGTTTGCGCAGCTGTCACGTTCATTTATCTGATCTACCATAATTACCTTATGGATCGTCTGATTGTGGTCAGCTTGTTTGCCGGTTTGGTTGGGGCTTTTGCAGAATTGATTCCTATCGCCAAGCTTGATGACAATCTGACTTTGCCTCTGATGAGCGCTGTCGGATTGACTATCCTGTTTTATTTCTTTGGATTTTTCGCAGCCGTAAGCTAA
- the pssA gene encoding CDP-diacylglycerol--serine O-phosphatidyltransferase has product MATDTHLDKIDSDDAKAQRLAMYIYILPNLMTTGNLFSGFFAVIQSIKGNYLYAAYAIVVAAVFDQLDGRLARLTRSTSKFGAEYDSLCDLVSFGMAPGVLLFLWALQPFGRLGWVACFLFVACGALRLARFNVQANVVEKNYFQGLPIPMAAGIVASSVLAFQDLELEPLGNYGLLVMTILLALVMVSNFRFRSFKDLDLKERLPFRYLILGVGVLVVVALRPEVMLFVLFMAYAVLGAVFGVFKLGKNIRKIKPSVYAPASVHESDLVLEDEEEEAKKDEKKT; this is encoded by the coding sequence ATGGCTACTGATACTCATCTTGATAAAATTGATTCCGACGATGCCAAAGCTCAGCGTTTGGCGATGTACATTTATATTCTTCCAAACTTGATGACCACGGGGAATTTGTTTTCCGGTTTCTTTGCGGTCATCCAATCCATCAAAGGTAACTATCTTTACGCAGCTTACGCGATCGTTGTCGCAGCCGTGTTTGACCAGTTGGACGGCCGTCTGGCGCGTTTGACCCGCTCGACTTCCAAGTTTGGTGCGGAATACGATTCTTTGTGTGACCTGGTCAGCTTCGGTATGGCTCCGGGTGTGTTGTTGTTCTTGTGGGCTTTGCAACCGTTCGGCCGTTTGGGTTGGGTGGCGTGCTTCCTGTTCGTAGCCTGCGGTGCTCTTCGTTTGGCGCGTTTCAATGTTCAGGCGAACGTGGTTGAAAAGAACTACTTCCAGGGTCTGCCGATTCCAATGGCGGCGGGTATCGTGGCTTCCTCCGTTCTGGCATTCCAGGATCTGGAATTGGAGCCGCTGGGTAATTATGGTTTGTTGGTAATGACTATTTTGCTGGCGTTGGTGATGGTTTCCAACTTCCGCTTCCGCAGCTTTAAAGATCTGGATCTGAAAGAGCGTCTGCCGTTCCGTTACCTGATTCTGGGTGTCGGTGTTCTGGTTGTCGTGGCACTTCGTCCGGAAGTAATGCTGTTCGTTCTCTTCATGGCTTACGCGGTTTTGGGCGCTGTATTCGGTGTCTTCAAACTTGGAAAAAACATCCGTAAGATCAAGCCAAGCGTGTACGCTCCTGCATCTGTGCATGAAAGCGATCTGGTCCTCGAAGACGAGGAAGAAGAGGCGAAGAAAGATGAAAAGAAAACTTAA
- a CDS encoding aspartate-semialdehyde dehydrogenase: MKRKLKVGVVGATGMVGQTFMNILSERSFPIEELRPFASENSLGKKIELQGQQWPCQVLKDGCFDGLDLVFFSSGDDISAEWAPKAVAAGAFAVDNSAAFRMDPNTVLIVPEVNGDLVNKDSKPQIIANPNCSTIQLVVALKPLLEKFGLEEVRVSTYQAVSGAGQGGHDELIEQTSNHPKPTDPKTFPHTILFNCIPQIGSFNDEGYSSEEVKIMKETRKILGQKDLKVSAFAVRIPALNAHSESVWVTLNKSVSRDEVLAALSGQEGIVVQDEPKKSVYPLARDVSGKDPVYVGRVHRDPENPKMWLMWVVSDNIRKGAALNGIQIAEKIFFS, from the coding sequence ATGAAAAGAAAACTTAAAGTCGGTGTGGTGGGCGCGACCGGAATGGTCGGCCAAACCTTCATGAACATCCTGTCAGAGCGCAGCTTCCCCATTGAAGAACTGCGCCCCTTTGCTTCAGAAAACTCCCTGGGTAAGAAAATTGAATTGCAAGGTCAGCAATGGCCTTGCCAGGTTTTGAAGGACGGCTGCTTTGACGGGCTGGATCTGGTTTTCTTTTCATCCGGAGACGACATCTCTGCTGAATGGGCCCCAAAGGCCGTGGCAGCAGGGGCTTTTGCCGTGGACAACTCGGCAGCCTTTCGCATGGATCCCAACACCGTGTTGATCGTTCCTGAAGTGAACGGCGATCTGGTGAACAAGGATTCCAAACCTCAGATCATTGCCAATCCAAACTGCTCCACAATTCAGTTGGTGGTGGCATTGAAACCTCTGCTTGAAAAATTCGGTCTGGAAGAAGTGCGTGTCAGCACGTACCAGGCGGTGAGCGGAGCAGGTCAGGGCGGTCATGATGAATTGATCGAACAGACGTCCAATCATCCAAAACCAACGGATCCAAAAACTTTCCCGCACACGATTTTGTTCAACTGCATCCCGCAAATTGGTTCCTTCAACGACGAAGGCTACAGCAGCGAAGAAGTAAAGATCATGAAAGAGACCCGTAAGATTTTGGGTCAAAAAGATCTTAAAGTGTCCGCATTCGCCGTGCGTATCCCTGCTTTGAATGCTCACAGTGAATCCGTTTGGGTGACTTTGAACAAATCCGTCAGCCGTGATGAAGTTCTGGCGGCATTGTCCGGGCAAGAAGGCATCGTCGTTCAGGATGAACCCAAGAAAAGCGTTTATCCTTTAGCCCGCGATGTTTCTGGCAAGGACCCGGTCTATGTGGGCCGTGTTCACCGTGATCCGGAAAATCCCAAGATGTGGCTGATGTGGGTCGTTTCTGACAACATCCGCAAAGGAGCTGCCTTGAACGGCATCCAGATCGCGGAAAAGATCTTCTTTAGCTGA
- a CDS encoding CFI-box-CTERM domain-containing protein: protein MRLPWTGYQHHLRTFALSTLLGGMLLSAPALATITLVSVDGASRIDLATTETKTTLYAGFAGTCTADANSAATCDSCSGETVSSSKLWPCNKKNAYNNLRITIRVQSSNTSAVLADAIVKVGEDTLTPSINPTLADGILNVQVTWGELCQKLGQSGGCVADFSGELSVGFKTTTDSTTTNDLMTFKVMGRVAKTDGSDWVYANCPTDDDTALAGSGYCYFSSYRGDEKIYADQLRRSPDYPATTAPGIEYAGPVFFYEQQLDGEDDNTTIARISNASGYIQLVDPERDNRIDGLTNDIRYCMVMANQDKTGIVSYYSPLPGTTGGVDAISLCATPSKVVGLLDDKSCFIATAAFGSDMAPEVQSFRDFRNKYLLSNSVGTKFVKLYYKHSPFYANLIAENEFAKSAVRTALWPLLFFARLSVTFGLWATLLFAVLTGVSVYEMYRRFVVGRRTRGEA from the coding sequence ATGAGACTTCCATGGACGGGATATCAGCATCACCTTAGAACTTTTGCACTTTCCACCTTGTTGGGGGGAATGCTGCTTTCCGCGCCGGCTTTAGCCACGATCACACTTGTTTCTGTGGATGGAGCCTCTCGCATTGACCTGGCAACAACTGAAACCAAGACCACGCTGTATGCGGGTTTTGCCGGAACTTGTACTGCCGATGCGAACTCGGCCGCGACTTGTGACAGCTGCAGCGGTGAAACGGTTTCCAGTTCCAAGCTATGGCCGTGCAATAAGAAAAATGCCTATAACAATCTTCGTATCACGATCCGCGTTCAATCCAGCAACACGTCAGCCGTACTGGCCGATGCGATTGTTAAAGTGGGTGAAGACACGCTGACCCCTTCCATCAATCCAACTCTGGCTGATGGTATTTTGAATGTGCAGGTCACCTGGGGTGAGCTGTGCCAGAAGCTGGGTCAAAGCGGTGGATGTGTTGCGGATTTCAGTGGTGAACTTTCTGTGGGCTTTAAAACCACGACCGATTCAACGACCACCAATGACCTGATGACTTTCAAAGTGATGGGTCGTGTGGCGAAAACCGATGGGTCAGACTGGGTTTACGCCAACTGTCCGACGGACGACGACACGGCTTTGGCAGGATCGGGTTATTGCTATTTCAGTTCTTATCGTGGGGATGAAAAGATTTACGCCGATCAGTTGCGCAGATCTCCGGATTATCCAGCAACGACGGCTCCGGGAATTGAATACGCAGGTCCGGTGTTCTTCTATGAACAACAGCTGGATGGTGAAGACGACAACACCACCATCGCGCGCATCTCAAATGCCTCTGGTTATATTCAGCTGGTCGATCCGGAAAGAGACAACCGCATCGATGGTTTAACAAATGACATCCGCTATTGCATGGTCATGGCCAATCAGGACAAGACCGGAATTGTCTCTTATTATTCCCCACTGCCAGGAACAACCGGTGGAGTGGATGCAATCAGCCTGTGTGCGACACCTTCTAAAGTTGTCGGCCTTCTGGATGACAAAAGCTGCTTTATCGCCACCGCAGCTTTTGGCAGCGACATGGCCCCGGAAGTTCAAAGCTTCCGTGACTTCCGCAACAAATACCTTCTGAGCAACAGTGTCGGTACCAAGTTTGTTAAACTTTATTACAAGCACAGTCCGTTCTATGCCAATTTGATCGCTGAAAATGAATTCGCAAAATCGGCGGTGCGCACAGCTTTGTGGCCGTTGCTGTTCTTTGCCCGCCTGAGTGTGACTTTCGGTTTATGGGCGACTTTGCTGTTTGCAGTTCTGACAGGTGTGTCCGTTTATGAAATGTACCGTCGTTTTGTCGTCGGTCGCAGAACACGGGGTGAAGCGTGA
- a CDS encoding substrate-binding periplasmic protein — protein MTRLWWILSILLVCACAQAKSYRVLAEDNWPPFSYVEGGRLQGVSVDLVRAALELESSEIELLQVPYLRCLALTAIGKEPACFNSAKNQELVEKYSFPDEHLFRSRGLIVTNRHVKKTRTIRTVRDLEGETVALPSGFPFGKEFDDNKKILKHFTANDMTSLKLVVTGRINYAAIDEMVLYYYLERNPQFRGKVATVLELSNEPIYVHFSRSHPQSRELREKLDRGLRKLKASDDYARIMLRWLGKDIPLENFR, from the coding sequence TTGACCCGTCTGTGGTGGATTCTATCAATCCTGCTGGTTTGCGCTTGTGCGCAGGCCAAGAGCTATCGTGTCCTTGCCGAGGACAACTGGCCGCCGTTTTCCTATGTGGAAGGCGGACGTCTGCAGGGGGTGTCGGTGGATCTGGTGCGTGCGGCGCTTGAGCTTGAGTCTTCTGAAATAGAGCTGTTGCAGGTGCCTTATCTGCGCTGTCTGGCTTTGACCGCCATCGGGAAAGAACCGGCCTGTTTTAACTCGGCCAAAAATCAGGAGCTGGTTGAAAAGTATTCGTTCCCTGACGAGCACCTGTTCCGCAGCCGTGGACTGATTGTCACCAACCGCCATGTAAAAAAGACCAGGACAATCAGGACCGTTCGCGATCTTGAAGGCGAAACTGTGGCTCTGCCCAGTGGCTTTCCGTTCGGGAAGGAATTCGACGACAACAAAAAGATCCTGAAACACTTCACCGCCAACGACATGACTTCTTTGAAGTTGGTGGTGACTGGCCGGATAAATTACGCTGCCATTGATGAGATGGTTTTGTACTATTACCTGGAAAGAAACCCGCAGTTCCGCGGCAAAGTGGCGACAGTTTTAGAGCTGAGCAATGAGCCTATCTATGTTCACTTTTCCCGCTCTCATCCGCAAAGCCGCGAGCTGCGTGAAAAGCTGGATCGGGGTTTAAGAAAGCTGAAAGCCTCCGACGACTATGCCCGCATCATGTTGCGCTGGCTGGGAAAAGACATCCCTCTGGAAAACTTCCGATAG
- the truA gene encoding tRNA pseudouridine(38-40) synthase TruA: MMTKVRFTVAYDGTGFCGWQKQKPEDQISVAQVIEEALSKVFNEKITLFASGRTDAGVHALNQVCHFSTHRKIDPSKKWDLCWALNSHLPPSIVAKKAWIAPDDFHATLSATHKTYRYLIVNKPRPSAHLNRYADWVRLPINIEHLQESSKYLLGNQDFKSFQSVGTPVPDTVREIYRADWEWRKPGVMQFTITGSGFLKQMVRNIVGTSMFLERKGLAPSTMKDIIAAQDRMKAGPPAPAQGLYLMKVYYPQDLDIRCLEL; this comes from the coding sequence ATGATGACGAAAGTGCGTTTTACCGTTGCTTATGACGGAACAGGATTCTGCGGCTGGCAGAAACAAAAACCCGAGGACCAGATTTCGGTCGCTCAGGTGATCGAAGAGGCCTTGTCCAAGGTCTTCAATGAAAAAATCACCCTGTTTGCTTCCGGGCGCACAGACGCCGGGGTTCATGCCCTGAACCAAGTTTGCCACTTTTCTACGCATCGCAAGATTGATCCGAGTAAGAAATGGGACCTGTGCTGGGCTTTGAATTCCCACTTGCCCCCGAGCATCGTGGCTAAAAAAGCCTGGATTGCCCCGGATGATTTCCATGCGACTTTGTCGGCGACCCATAAAACGTATCGCTATCTAATAGTGAATAAACCCCGTCCCAGCGCTCATTTGAATCGCTATGCGGACTGGGTGCGCCTGCCCATTAATATCGAACATTTGCAGGAAAGTTCTAAATATCTCTTGGGAAATCAAGACTTTAAGAGCTTTCAATCGGTCGGAACCCCGGTTCCGGATACGGTTCGCGAGATTTACAGAGCGGATTGGGAGTGGCGTAAGCCCGGTGTCATGCAGTTCACGATCACCGGCAGCGGCTTTTTAAAGCAGATGGTGCGAAATATTGTGGGGACCTCAATGTTTTTGGAACGCAAAGGCCTGGCTCCGTCCACGATGAAGGACATTATTGCGGCTCAAGACCGCATGAAAGCCGGTCCGCCGGCCCCCGCGCAGGGCCTGTACTTGATGAAGGTTTATTATCCTCAGGACCTTGACATTAGGTGCCTAGAACTTTAA
- the rplM gene encoding 50S ribosomal protein L13 has protein sequence MKTFNAKADEVERKWWIVDAAGQKVGRVATHVATILRGKNKAIYTPNVDTGDFVIVINTDKMELSGTKWQDKKYYSHTRFFGSMKEMTAAQAKEKDSTFIIHEAVRGMLPTNKLSRHVIMKMKTYTGAEHPHAAQKPALFTLPSKK, from the coding sequence ATGAAGACTTTCAATGCTAAGGCAGATGAAGTTGAAAGAAAATGGTGGATTGTCGATGCCGCTGGCCAAAAAGTTGGTCGTGTAGCTACTCATGTTGCGACTATCCTTCGTGGTAAAAACAAAGCTATCTACACTCCGAACGTTGATACTGGCGATTTCGTAATCGTTATCAACACGGACAAGATGGAGCTTTCTGGAACTAAGTGGCAGGATAAGAAGTACTATTCTCACACTCGCTTCTTCGGTTCTATGAAAGAGATGACAGCAGCTCAAGCGAAAGAGAAAGATTCTACTTTCATCATTCACGAAGCTGTTCGCGGTATGCTTCCAACAAACAAGCTATCCCGTCATGTTATCATGAAAATGAAGACATACACTGGTGCTGAGCATCCTCATGCTGCTCAAAAGCCGGCTCTTTTCACCCTTCCATCTAAGAAATAA
- the rpsI gene encoding 30S ribosomal protein S9, translated as MAAADKFYYATGRRKTSAARVFLKPGKGTITINGKKSEDYLTRMQSRMVIVQPLDLLNQIGKFDAKITVAGGGESGQAGAIRLGITRALIAFNPEFKGILKKAGFVTRDPRMVERKKYGKAGARRRFQYSKR; from the coding sequence ATGGCAGCAGCTGATAAATTCTATTATGCAACTGGAAGAAGAAAAACAAGCGCAGCGCGTGTTTTCCTTAAGCCTGGTAAAGGCACTATCACAATCAACGGTAAAAAATCTGAAGATTATTTGACTCGTATGCAATCCCGCATGGTGATTGTACAGCCTCTTGATCTTTTGAACCAAATCGGCAAATTCGACGCAAAAATCACTGTAGCAGGTGGTGGTGAGTCTGGACAAGCTGGTGCGATCCGTTTGGGTATCACTCGTGCTTTGATCGCTTTCAATCCTGAATTCAAAGGGATCTTGAAGAAAGCTGGATTCGTTACACGTGATCCTCGTATGGTTGAGCGTAAAAAATACGGTAAAGCAGGTGCACGCCGTAGATTCCAATACTCCAAGCGTTAA
- a CDS encoding DUF3373 family protein encodes MKNAVVGLLLFLGCVGHAHQASMYVATPKTVEERLAELEANQNLRYFNLSGFLISTYDHISAEEKYPETFDNPDLQYLRLRLSLNADAEINPQIRVYTRLTATKFMNNWRSQGGDPTYIHDVEGVYSNSGSLIYLEKAYVDLSCPESVWTLSVGRLPTVNGSPEHFWDMLPRQGTYPLLTFDAPLDGVAVTFRADPYLPLNHELAVRVLYTPFTDVVWGGNRKFLRPPTDDSNGSIQVGDDTETLINMGSVQLDYTLKNQSWTDELGAILQYYKSGRLPFFTGTGSSDLNMQGDGLTALLELNSIAQTAVDVSLSHTYTNTISDGLLAPGLGFGTDQDYGTNYGSLTLVSTRYRFSNWAVGLEWLTSSGVPFYFSAAPEDLTRFYSTPGNSEHLYVTTKWMSLVTVRAGYRQQNYSAIPIGFGPVQSTDRVLKTYYLSLRTDF; translated from the coding sequence ATGAAAAATGCTGTTGTCGGATTGTTGTTGTTCTTGGGATGTGTGGGGCATGCTCATCAGGCTTCCATGTATGTGGCGACTCCGAAAACTGTGGAAGAGCGTCTGGCCGAACTGGAAGCCAATCAAAACCTTCGATACTTCAATCTGTCGGGCTTTCTGATTTCCACTTACGATCATATTTCTGCTGAAGAAAAATATCCCGAAACTTTTGATAATCCGGATTTGCAGTATCTGCGTCTGCGTCTTTCGTTGAATGCGGATGCCGAGATCAATCCGCAGATTCGCGTCTATACACGACTGACCGCCACGAAGTTTATGAACAACTGGCGTTCCCAGGGCGGAGACCCCACATACATCCACGATGTGGAGGGTGTGTATTCCAATTCCGGTTCTTTGATATATCTGGAAAAAGCCTATGTCGATTTGTCCTGCCCTGAATCCGTTTGGACTTTGTCCGTGGGGCGATTGCCGACTGTGAACGGCAGCCCGGAGCATTTCTGGGACATGCTTCCAAGGCAGGGGACTTATCCGCTGCTGACCTTCGATGCGCCGTTGGACGGGGTTGCTGTCACCTTCCGCGCGGATCCTTATTTGCCCTTAAATCATGAGCTGGCGGTGCGTGTGCTGTACACGCCATTCACCGATGTCGTGTGGGGTGGAAACCGAAAATTCCTGCGTCCTCCAACGGATGATAGCAACGGCAGTATTCAAGTGGGCGACGACACCGAAACTTTGATTAACATGGGTTCGGTCCAGTTGGATTACACTTTGAAGAATCAGTCATGGACGGACGAGCTGGGCGCAATTCTTCAGTACTATAAAAGTGGACGCCTGCCTTTCTTCACGGGAACGGGGTCTTCTGATCTGAATATGCAGGGAGATGGCCTGACAGCACTGCTTGAGCTTAACAGCATTGCTCAGACCGCTGTGGATGTTTCGCTCAGTCACACTTACACCAACACGATCAGTGATGGATTGCTGGCTCCGGGTTTGGGCTTTGGAACAGATCAGGATTATGGAACGAACTACGGCAGCCTGACGTTGGTTTCCACGCGCTATCGTTTTTCAAATTGGGCGGTGGGTTTGGAATGGCTGACCAGTTCCGGTGTGCCGTTTTATTTTTCGGCCGCGCCCGAGGACCTGACAAGATTCTATTCAACCCCGGGTAACAGCGAACATCTGTATGTCACCACCAAGTGGATGAGTCTTGTGACTGTGCGTGCGGGCTATCGTCAGCAGAACTATTCGGCGATTCCGATCGGGTTTGGTCCGGTGCAAAGCACGGATCGTGTTTTGAAAACTTATTACCTCAGTCTAAGAACGGACTTCTGA